One Planctomicrobium piriforme genomic window, TCCCCGGCAGGCATACCGTTTTCATCAGCACGTTTGTTGAAGCCGACCCGGATGCCGACGATCCGCTCAAGCAGTCTGGCAGAGAAGAACTGGTCCCTGAGAAATACAACTCGGCGACCATGCTGCACGTCGAAGTGATCCATTCCCAGAAAGAGCCGATCGACTTCGTCCTCGAAGGCGCCTCGCCGGAAAAAATGCCCGGCGAATAGTCTGGCTGAAAGCTGTCAGCTGATTGCCGACCGCTCATTCAAACGATCTCAGCGTCAAACTTTTCGACAATCCGATTGTGCTCATCGAGAATCGCCACCTGCGGGTGGTGGTGCGGCACTTCTTCAGGAGTCGCGAAGGCGAAGGCCAGGACGATGATCCGGTCACCGGAATGGGCCATGCGTGCGAGCGCCCCGTTCATCTGAATCTGCCCGGAGCCGCGGCCCCCTTCGATGACGTAGGTTTCCCCGCGCAGGCCGTTCGCGCAGTTCGCGATCAGCACCTGTTCGTAAGGGAGCAGGCCTACCGCGTCCATGATGTCGCGGTCGATCGTGATGCTGCCGTGGTAATGCAGTTCCGTCTTGGTGACGGCGGCCATGTGCAGCTTGGATTTTAAAAGTCGCAGGAGCATGCGCGGCGGGGGGTCAATTGCGAGGGGGTCAGGGAAGAGACAAACGCCGCCCCGGTTCCAAGTCCCCAGACTGAAGCGGTCATTTTAGGCGTGTCGCCGCCGCAAGAGAATCCCATCCGGCGGAAAGACCTGACAGTTCTTCTCAGAGCCCCTCTTCGGCGGCAGATCCAGCCGCCAAATGAGCCGCCGAAAACCGCTTGCCGTTCCCGAGGATCACGCCGGAATGGCGTAAATTGGGGTTTTCGTGGCGTTTGGATGGCGTCAGGCACGGTCGGGCGGCATAATTCTGACGGGGCCGCACACATCAACTGTCATTCATTTCTTATTCCGTCAATTGAAGAGCGCGGCCCCGCGAGGATTTCCCTTCCACAGGTTGTCGCCGCGGCCTTCATCGTTCGTCATCTTGTCTCCGGCGACCAGGCGCGAAAGTTCTTCCCATGGCCGTTGAAAACACCGAA contains:
- the panD gene encoding aspartate 1-decarboxylase, producing MLLRLLKSKLHMAAVTKTELHYHGSITIDRDIMDAVGLLPYEQVLIANCANGLRGETYVIEGGRGSGQIQMNGALARMAHSGDRIIVLAFAFATPEEVPHHHPQVAILDEHNRIVEKFDAEIV